The Solanum lycopersicum chromosome 6, SLM_r2.1 genome has a window encoding:
- the LOC101253089 gene encoding 60S ribosomal protein L5-like, with product MAFIKVQKTRAYFKRFQVKFKRRREGKTDYRARNRLINQDKNKYNTPKYRFVVRFTNKDIITQIVSASIAGDMILASAYASELPHFGLKVGLTNYAAAYCTGLLLARRVLKKLEMDEEYQGNLDVNGEDYSVEPAESRRPFRALLDVGLLRTTTGNRVFGALKGALDGGIDIPHSEKRFAGYSKDSKQLDAEVHRKYIYGGHVAAYMNTLMEDEPEKYQTHFSLYIKAGLEADNLEEMYKKVHAAIRADPSPKKSGKQPPKTHKRYNLKKLTYEERKAKLIERLNALNAAGGNDDDEEDDD from the exons ATG GCCTTCATCAAAGTCCAGAAGACAAGGGCTTACTTCAAGCGTTTCCAGGTTAAATTCAAGAGAAGGAGAG AGGGAAAGACTGACTACAGAGCCAGGAATCGTTTGATCAATCAGGACAAAAACAAGTACAACACTCCAAAATACCGCTTCGTTGTTCGATTT ACTAACAAGGACATAATTACACAAATTGTGTCTGCTAGTATTGCTGGTGACATGATTCTTGCTTCTGCTTATGCAAGCGAGTTGCCTCATTTTGGACTGAAAGTTGGATTGACAAACTATGCTGCTG CATACTGTACCGGACTTCTCTTGGCAAGGCGAGTTCTCAAGAAGCTTGAAATGGATGAAGAATATCAAGGAAATCTTGAT GTCAATGGAGAGGACTACTCTGTTGAACCTGCTGAAAGCAGGAGGCCTTTCCGTGCTCTCTTGGATGTCGGCCTCTTAAGAACTACTACAGGGAACCGTGTTTTTGGTGCTCTCAAG GGTGCATTGGATGGTGGGATTGACATCCCTCATAGCGAGAAGAGGTTTGCTGGATACAGCAAGGACTCTAAGCAACTCGATGCAGAAGTTCACCGCAAGTATATCTATGGTGGCCACGTTGCTGCTTATATGAAT ACTTTGATGGAAGATGAACCTGAGAAATATCAGACACACTTCAGCTTATACATCAAGGCGGGTCTTGAGGCAGACAATCTTGAGGAGATGTACAAAAAGGTTCATGCTGCCATACGCGCAGACCCAAGTCCAAAGAAGTCTGGAAAGCAACCTCCCAAGACACACAAGAG GTACAACCTTAAGAAGCTGACTTATGAAGAGAGGAAAGCTAAGTTGATCGAGAGACTCAATGCTTTGAACGCAGCTGGTGGAAATGATGACGATGAGGAAGACGACGATTAG
- the LOC101253383 gene encoding F-box/LRR-repeat protein 12, translating into MDNPSSNLVEMDNPSDDFSGYIMQLPDDCLLFIFQHLDCGSDRESFGLTCRRWLQIQNLNRRSLQFQCSFTVLNFSSLSQTNTQISTLHLYRLLNRFQNLESLSLSGCTELPDSGLSLLPHHGSKLRSLHLDCCFGITDSGLSCVASGCSLLVILSLYRCNVTDCGLEALSNSCLALEDLNLSYCSRISDYGVKAISQNCRHLRAIRISYCRNLTGAGFQGCSQTLTHLEADYCRLEPNGIRSILSGGGVEYLSVSNLTWCTRVNGLVAISIGFAAKLRVLNFRSSRTIGNDCIMTIAKGCPSLQEWNLAICHEVKIAGWESIASHCHNLKTLHVNRCRNLCDRGLQALRTGCKRLSILYITRSSQISGVALEIFKLARSNVEVKEEEVMCICPHGAFRF; encoded by the coding sequence ATGGATAATCCATCATCTAACTTGGTAGAAATGGATAATCCATCAGATGACTTCTCTGGATATATCATGCAGCTTCCTGACGATTGTTTACTCTTTATTTTCCAACACCTTGACTGTGGATCTGACCGTGAATCGTTTGGTTTAACCTGTCGTCGCTGGcttcaaattcaaaatctaaatAGAAGATCTTTACAGTTCCAATGCTCTTTCACTGTGCTTAATTTTTCATCGTTATCTCAAACTAATACTCAAATCAGTACATTACACTTATATAGGCTTCTGAACCGTTTCCAGAACCTAGAATCATTGTCTCTGTCCGGATGCACTGAGCTTCCAGATTCGGGTTTGTCTTTGTTACCACATCATGGATCGAAACTGCGAAGTCTTCATCTAGACTGCTGTTTTGGGATAACTGATAGTGGTCTTTCCTGCGTGGCATCTGGCTGTTCTTTGTTGGTAATACTAAGTCTTTACCGGTGTAATGTTACAGATTGTGGGTTAGAGGCCTTATCTAATTCTTGTCTAGCTTTAGAAGATCTAAATCTCTCGTATTGCTCTCGAATCTCTGATTATGGCGTAAAAGCTATTTCACAGAACTGCCGTCATCTTAGAGCAATCAGGATATCCTACTGTAGAAATCTAACTGGTGCTGGCTTTCAAGGATGTTCTCAAACTCTGACTCATTTGGAAGCCGATTACTGTAGGCTTGAACCTAATGGAATACGGAGTATCCTAAGTGGAGGTGGTGTTGAATACTTGAGTGTGTCTAACTTGACCTGGTGCACGCGTGTGAATGGTCTGGTAGCTATTAGCATCGGATTTGCTGCAAAGTTAAGAGTGTTGAATTTCCGTTCCAGCAGAACGATTGGCAATGATTGTATCATGACAATAGCGAAGGGTTGTCCATCGCTTCAGGAATGGAACTTAGCAATATGTCATGAGGTCAAGATAGCAGGTTGGGAATCTATTGCATCACATTGTCATAACTTGAAAACGCTACATGTGAATCGGTGTAGAAATCTTTGTGATCGTGGACTGCAGGCATTGAGGACCGGATGCAAACGTCTCTCAATTCTTTACATCACCAGAAGCTCTCAGATCAGTGGTGTAGCGTTGGAAATTTTTAAACTTGCTAGAAGTAATGTAGAggtcaaagaagaagaagtaatGTGCATTTGCCCTCACGGAGCCTTCAGGTTTTAA
- the LOC101254098 gene encoding peroxisomal membrane protein 13 produces the protein MENGPPQPSGSSPPPKPWERAGSSSGPAPFKPPSAGNTSDVVEASGTARPGEIVSTANRNTAVNNNTLARPVPTRPWEQQQTYGSSYGGFNTGMNYNSGYGTGTYGSYGGGYGSTYGSGLYGNSMYRGGYGGLAGGGMYGGGMYNSGYGGSMGGYGMGGMGGMGGMGMGPYGDQDPNNPYGAPPSPPGFWVSFMHVMQGVVTFFGRVAMLIDQNTQAFHMFMSALLQLFDRSGLLYGELARFVLRLLGVKTKPKIQPPGANALPGPHQPHGNQNFIEGPKAAPGAAWNDVWGDNAQ, from the exons ATGGAAAACGGACCGCCGCAGCCGTCAG GTAGTAGCCCACCCCCAAAACCCTGGGAACGAGCTGGGTCTTCTTCAGGCCCTGCACCTTTTAAGCCCCCCTCTGCTGGTAACACGAGTGACGTAGTAGAGGCATCCGGAACAGCCAGGCCTGGTGAGATTGTTTCGACTGCTAATAGGAATACAGCTGTTAATAATAACACACTTGCAAGGCCTGTACCTACTCGACCTTGGGAGCAGCAGCAAACTTACGGTAGCTCATACGGAG GTTTTAATACAGGTATGAATTATAATTCTGGATATGGAACTGGAACATATGGTTCTTATGGTGGTGGCTATGGAAGCACATACGGAAGTGGTTTGTATGGAAACAGTATGTACAGAGGAGGTTATGGTGGACTTGCAGGCGGTGGCATGTATGGTGGAGGAATGTACAATAGTGGGTATGGTGGCTCAATGGGAGGTTATGGCATGGGTGGTATGGGTGGTATGGGCGGCATGGGTATGGGACCCTATGGGGACCAAGATCCAAATAATCCATATGGTGCTCCACCTTCTCCACCAGGCTTCTGGGTCTCCTTCATGCATGTG ATGCAAGGTGTTGTAACTTTCTTTGGCCGCGTTGCAATGTTGATAGACCAAAATACCCAGGCATTTCACATGTTCATGTCAGCGCTCCTTCAG CTGTTTGATCGCTCAGGGTTATTATATGGAGAGCTGGCAAGATTTGTGCTGAGACTGCTGGGGGTCAAAACAAAGCCTAAAATTCAGCCCCCAGGTGCTAATGCACTTCCTGGTCCGCACCAACCTCATGGTAATCAGAACTTTATTGAGGGGCCTAAGGCTGCTCCAGGTGCTGCATGGAACGATGTGTGGGGTGATAATGCACAGTGA
- the LOC101254390 gene encoding mitochondrial import receptor subunit TOM40-1: MATLIPPSVIVPPANSKSAAVESEKEKVDYLNLPCPIPYEEIHREALMSLKPELFEGLRFDFTGGLNQRFSLSHSVFMGPTELPTQSADIVKIPTAHYEFGANFIDPQMMLIGRVMTDGRVNARVKCDLSENLSLKANGQLTGEPHMSHGMVNFDYKGKDYRTQFQLGNGALLGASYIQSVGPHLSLGGEVFWAGQHRKSGIGYAARYNTDKMVAAGQVASTGMVALSYVQKISDKVSLASDFMYNYMSRDVTASFGYDYILRQCRLRGKVDSNGCAAAFLEERLNMGLNFILSAEVDHKKKDYKFGFGLTVGE; this comes from the exons ATGGCTACTCTCATTCCCCCGTCAGTTATAGTTCCACCGGCGAATTCAAAGTCGGCGGCTGTCGAATCGGAGAAAGAGAAAGTTGATTACCTGAACTTGCCTTGTCCAATTCCTTATGAAGAAATCCATCGTGAAGCTCTCA TGTCTTTAAAGCCCGAGCTTTTTGAAGGACTGCGCTTTGATTTTACCGGAGGACTTAATCAGAGATTTTCACTGAGTCATAG TGTTTTTATGGGGCCTACAGAACTTCCTACTCAGTCTGCTGACATCGTCAAAATACCAACTGCGCACTATGAGTTTGGTGCCAACTTTATAGATCCACAG ATGATGCTTATTGGGAGAGTAATGACAGATGGTAGGGTGAATGCTAGGGTGAAGTGTGATTTGTCTGAGAATCTTTCATTGAAAGCCAATGGTCAG CTGACTGGTGAACCACACATGTCACATGGCATGGTTAATTTTGATTACAAG GGTAAAGACTACAGGACCCAATTTCAACTTGGCAATGGTGCATTACTTGGAGCCAGCTACATCCAG AGTGTCGGTCCACATTTGTCTCTGGGTGGGGAAGTGTTCTGGGCTGGTCAGCATCGGAAATCTGGCATTGGTTATGCTGCTCGCTACAACACAGATAAAATG GTTGCTGCAGGGCAAGTTGCTAGTACTGGAATGGTTGCACTGAGTTATGTTCAGAAAATTTCTGATAAG GTGTCTCTAGCATCAGATTTTATGTACAACTACATGTCAAGAGATGTAACAGCAAGCTTTGGTTATGATTACATCCTTCGGCAG TGCCGTCTCAGAGGGAAGGTTGATTCCAATGGTTGTGCAGCTGCTTTCTTGGAAGAGCGCTTGAACATGGGTCTTAATTTCATTCTTTCAGCTGAG GTCGATCACAAAAAGAAAGACTACAAGTTCGGTTTTGGACTCACAGTCGGAGAATAG